From Juglans regia cultivar Chandler chromosome 6, Walnut 2.0, whole genome shotgun sequence, the proteins below share one genomic window:
- the LOC109010277 gene encoding uncharacterized protein LOC109010277, translating to MEDLESIWKKLSLNEENAGVNVHAGSSVKVKSKGDCSLIGKICSNCTKGKEVVRAMMIKIWKVSRPPVFTQIRANIFIITFANSRDKRRVLDGCPSLFDNLMFVLKSFDGLTQPTKINFDLVSLQVHMHNLPLSCMTYDMGEQIGIFLKRVEEVDAPKDDVGWESYLRVKVKVEVDLRKARRTIEVGEKKLWVPFTYDKLPKLCFKCGCIVYREEGCALSHNLVGDKKNQFGPWLRVSGGPQGNFRERMVFDEEEERKEEQQHEQGVETEGVRK from the coding sequence ATGGAGGATCTGGAGAGTATTTGGAAGAAGCTGAGCTTGAATGAGGAGAATGCTGGCGTTAATGTACATGCGGGAAGCTCGGTGAAGGTGAAAAGCAAAGGAGACTGTAGTCTGATTGGAAAAATATGCTCGAATTGCACGAAGGGGAAGGAGGTGGTAAGAGCAATGATGATTAAGATATGGAAGGTTAGTAGACCACCTGTGTTCACTCAGATACGTGCGAACATATTCATTATTACCTTTGCAAATTCGAGGGATAAGAGGAGAGTACTGGATGGCTGCCCATCGTTGTTTGACAACCTGATGTTTGTGTTGAAATCATTCGATGGTTTGACTCAACCAACTAAGATCAACTTTGATCTGGTTTCTCTACAGGTGCATATGCACAATTTACCTCTATCATGCATGACATATGACATGGGAGAGCAGATTGGGATTTTCCTTAAGAGAGTAGAAGAGGTTGATGCACCCAAGGATGATGTTGGTTGGGAAAGTTACCTAAGGGTGAAGGTGAAGGTGGAGGTAGATCTTAGGAAGGCTAGAAGAACTATAGAAGTGGGTGAGAAGAAGTTGTGGGTGCCTTTTACCTACGATAAGCTCCCTAAGTTGTGCTTCAAATGTGGTTGCATAGTTTATAGGGAGGAGGGATGTGCCCTGTCACATAATCTGGTTGGTGATAAGAAGAACCAATTTGGTCCTTGGCTAAGGGTAAGTGGAGGGCCTCAGGGCAATTTCAGGGAGAGGATGGTgtttgatgaagaagaggagaggAAGGAGGAGCAGCAGCATGAGCAAGGTGTGGAAACTGAAGGGGTGAGGAAGTGA